CTTTAGAGGATACAGAAATTGACTCACCATATAACACTTATCGGTATGGTGGATTACCACCAGGACCAATAGCCAGCCCCGGAGTTAATTCTATAAGAGCAGTTATGCTGCCAGAAGACAGTGAATATCTTTATTTCTACGCAAGGCCGAATGGTGAGGTTATTTATAATGATAATTACGAAGAACATAGAAGAACACAAGAAACATATAGAAGTGAATGGGAAGAGGCGGAAGAAACTGAATAAATAAAAGTAATTTAGGAGAAATCTTGATCTATACATTTAGATAAAGCTCCAGCGGCTTTCCTAAGTTATGGGAAGCCGCCTTTTAAGGATACATCTATGAAAAAATAAAAACATTTATTAATGTACAGGAGAGACACAATGTATGAACAGCCTGAAATGATAAAATATATACGTGATCTAAACAATAAACCTAGCCTATTATTCCTTGAAATGGAGAAATTCGCAGAAAATAACAATGTCCCTATCATAGAAACAGAAGCGTTAGATGTTATGCTGCAAATATTACATATACATAACAGCAAACGTATCCTTGAGATTGGAACTGCTATAGGATACTCAGCGCTTCGAATAGCAAATGATTCACCAGAGAGAAAAGTTATTTCTCTTGAAAAAGATAAAGAGCGTTATGAAACAGCTCTTAACTTTAGAAGTAAAAGTAAATTAAAGTCTCAAACTACGTTTGTTCACGTGGATGCACTTGATGAGACTTTTTCTCTTGAAGACAGATCTCCATTTGATGTATTATTTATTGATGCTTCGAAAGGAAAGTATGAAGAATTTTTTATAAAGTACACCCCTTGCTTGAAGCATAAAGGTCTTGTGATTACAGACAACGTCTTTTTCAAAGGACTGGCTGCTAAACCTGAGGACGCTCCTAGACGTATTCGTTCGATGGTAAGAAAAATTCATTCATATAATAAATGGCTGGCAGATCATCCTTCTTTTTCTACAAAGTTTCTTGCTGTTGGTGATGGGCTGGCTGTAAGTCAAAAAATATAAATAAAGCAGGTGAGATGCATGGCGGACAGACCTGAATTGCTCGTCACTCCTCATCAAGCAGATGACATCCCTGATCTGGTTTCTGCAGGGGCTGATGCATTTTTAGCTGGTGAAGAAGCTTTTGGTTTAAGGCTTGCAGGGAATTTTGACAGAGCAGAAATGGAAAAAGCTGTGGAATTAGCCCATAAAAGGGGAACCAATGTTTATGCAGCAGTAAATGCTATATTTCATAATAATCAATTGAAATACCTTAAGGAATATATTAGGTTCTTAAATCGTATAGGAGTAGATGCAATTGTTTATGGAGACCCTGCTGTTCTTTTAATAGCCAAAGAAACTGCTCCATTTATTCCCCTTCATTGGAATACAGAAACTACAGCAACGAATTGGCAAGCTGCCAATTATTGGGGGAAACAAGGAGCCGAGCGAGCTGTTCTTGCCCGTGAATTAAATATGGATGCTATTACTGAGATAAAGGAAAATGCAACGGTAGACATCGAAATTCAAGTTCACGGTATGGCGTGTATGTTTCAATCTAAACGACAATTAGTTGGAAATTATATGGAATATCAAGGGCGGAATTTACAAATAGAGCGCAGAGATAAAGAACGCAATCTGCATTTATATGATTCAGAACGCGATGTGAAATATCCCGTTTTTGAAGATGGAAACGGTACCCACATTATGAGTCCTAGAGATATGTGCATTATTGATGAGTTAGATGAACTGCTTGATGTTGAAGTAGACGCCTTTAAAATAGAAGGTATTTTCAAGGATAAATCATACCTTACAGAAGTTACTGCTCTTTATAAACAAGCGATAGACTTGTATTATCAAGACCAATCACTATATAGCAAAAAAAGAGAAATCATGTTAGATAAAGCAAAAAGTCTTCAACCTCGTACACGAGACATAGATACAGGCTTTTTCTTTAAAGAAACAGTGTATTAAAGGGGGGGTTGAAGTGGAGGCAGCTGTACAGAAAAAGAAGGACAATAGGACGACGAAAGAATTAAAAAAGCCGGAACTGCTGTTACCTGCTGGGAACCTCGAAAAATTGAAAATTGCTGTTCATTATGGGGCAGATGCAGTGTATATAGGCGGCCAAGAGTTTGGACTTCGGTCGAATGCCGGAAATTTTTCAATCGAGCAAATGAAAGAAGGCGTGACGTTTGCACAGAAATATGGAGCAAAAGTGTATGTGACAACAAATATATTTGCTCATAATGAAAACATGGAAGGGCTTGATGAATATTTAGAATTAATTGAGGCAGCTGGTGTGGCGGGAATTATTGCTGCAGATCCGCTTATTATAGAAACGGCTAAAAAAGCTGCACCTTCTCTAGAAATTCATTTATCTACTCAACAATCATTGGCTAATTGGATAGCTGTTAAATTTTGGAAAGGACAAGGGTTAGATAGAGTCGTGCTGGCTAGAGAAGTCAGCCTTGAGGATATGCTTGAAATAAAGAAGTACGTTGACATAGAGATCGAAACATTTATACATGGAGCGATGTGTATATCGTACTCAGGCAGGTGTGTATTGAGCAACCATATGACAGCTAGAGATTCTAACAGAGGCGGTTGCTGCCAATCGTGCCGTTGGAACTATGATTTAATAGCATCAGAAAAAAAAGAAGAAAAACCTCTACATTCTATAAATGATGTACCTTTTACGATGAGCCCAAAAGATTTGAATTTAATTCAATCGATACCTAAATTAATGGATGCAGGGATTGACAGTTTAAAGGTTGAAGGCAGAATGAAGTCTATTCATTATGTAGCAACTGTTGCATCTGTATACCGAAAAGTAATAGATGAGTATTACACCAATCCTGAACATTTTCAAATAAAAAGAGAGTGGTTAGAAGAGCTTGGGAAGTGTGCCAACCGTGATACTGCACCGGCTTTTTTTGAAAATGTACCAACTTATAAGGAACAATTGTGGGGAGAAAGTAAAAAGAACGCCCCATATGAATTTGCTGGTATGGTCCTTGATTATGACAAGAAGACAAAAATGGTCACCCTTCAACAAAGAAATCTTTTTAAATCTGGGGATGAAGTGGAATTTTTTGGACCAAACAGTAATAGTTTTAAACAAACCGTTCCTATTCTTTTTGATGATAAAGGAAATAAAATGGATGCTGCTAGACATCCTCTCCAAACCGTTTGCTTTCAAATTGATCAGCCAGTAAAGCCTTGGGATATGATGAGGAAAAATAAAGAGTAAAATTATTTGTATTTTTTCTAAACCATGCGTATGATAATGGCAGAAAGAATTGTGTGTTATTTTTAACCAAAGGAAGGCCTGTTCCTTAAAAACTGTGGAACAGACCTTTCTCATATTTATTTCGTGTGTATAACAATTTAAATATATGGTAATTATCAGTTAGAGGAGTGACTAATAAAATGGCAGAAGAAAAACAGCATTATATGACAGAAGAAGGAAAGCACAAATTAGAGAAAGAATTAAATTATTTAAAAACAGAGCGTCGACAAGAAGTTGTTGAACGTATTAAAATAGCTAGAAGTTTTGGAGACCTCTCTGAAAACTCTGAGTATGATGCAGCTAAAGATGAACAAGCATTTGTTGAGGGCAGAATCAACCAAATTGAAAAGATGCTGAAAAATGCTGTGATTATTGAGGAAGATGCCTCTAATAATACAGAAGTAGCCCTTGGGAAATCAGTGAAGTTTAAAGAACTCCCAAATGGTGAAGAAGAAGTATATACAATTGTAGGGAGTGCAGAATCAGATCCGTTAGAAGGCAAGATTTCTAATGATTCTCCTATGGCAAAGAGCTTACTTGGAAGAAAAGTAGGAGAAGAAGTAACAGTGAGTACACCAGGAGGAGACATTGAAGTAGAAATTATTGAAGTAAATTAAATGATTTTATAAGCAGCGAGTTAATATCGCTGCTTTTCTTTTTATACTTTAGGGAAGTTTAACTTTGTTAAAGGATCAAAGTATAAGTAAAACTACGTCTTCCGCTATAAGGATACGGTGGAAAATTGAGTTTTTCTAATGTCAAATTATAAAGCATAAAAAAATATATGGATTTGTGTAAAATACTGAAAAAAACATAAAACCCTCTCGATTAAACTTATAAAATCTTATATTATGAAGAAGAGGATAGTTATTATTATGTGCTGAAAGGAATGGCAGGTGGTGAAAGGTGAATAATGATAACAACCGTGGTTTCGGAGAAGATACTCGGTATGAAATGCGGAAAAGAAAACGAATGAATCGTATCCTTAACGCTTCGATTGTTGCGGTGGGTGGTCTTATTATATTTTTTGCAGTTCAACTATTTTTTTCAGGGAATGACCAAGCAGTGGAAGAGAACGAAACAGATAATATAGCAGAAGAAGCGGAAACGGAACCTGTAGAAGAAACAGAAGAAGAATCGGAAAACGTACCTGAGGAGGCGCCTGAAACGGATACAGAAGAAAGTAAAGAAAATAGTGATACGGATGAAATAGAAGAGAACTCCGAAGAACCAGAAGAAGAGCCCGATGGCCCCCAAATTCCTGAAGGAGATGGTGAAAGCGGGGAGTGGGAACCGATTGGAACAGAACAGTCTGGATCATTTAGTCATGATTTTAATAAAGGCAGTCAAAACTGGAAAGAAATGAAAATGGCTTTGCGGTATGCAACGAATCTTGATGAGACCGACGAAGACGATATAAGATATTGGAGAATTGAAAACGGCGGTGACAGCCACACTGTTGTAGGAATAATTAGTGACAAAAATAATGAAAACAATCCTTATCATGTGACGATGGAGTTTATTGAAAACGAAGGCTGGAAACCCATTGAAGTGAAAGTATTAGATTCAAATCCTCATAACTAAATGAATGATAAAAGAGGAGCTGTCCCAAAGCAAGTTTGTACTGCACCCCAAAAGTTAGAGTAAAATCTAACTTTTGGGGTGTTTCTTTATGGCTAAATATAGTGAACAATTTAAGTTAATGGTAGTAAGAGAATATCAAGAGGGTTATTTGGGATATGACACGTTGGCTAAGAAGCATTGCATGACAAACAGTTCACCAATTAAAAGGTGGGTGAAACTATACGAGAAATTTGGGATAGAAGGATTAAAAAGGATACGACAAAAGAAAGTTTATTCTGTTCAATTCAAGCTGGAAGTATTAAGCTTTTATGAAGAGAACAGGTTCTTCAGAAACGGAAACAGCCCTTCAGTTTGGTATAACAAACCCTCCAATGATAAGTTCATGGCTCAAGGGTGGCATTATCAACATAGAAGTTGGGTTAAGACACTAAAGAAAAATAATGTGTTTCAGAGTATGTCGCGGAAAGGTAACTGTATAGATAATTCTCCTATGGAGAACTTCTTCGGTCTATTAAAACAAGAGATGTATCACGGTGAGGCACGATCCTCATATGAAGATTTAAAAAAGAAAATTGAAGAACATATCGATTATTATAATAACAAGCGTATAAAGCAAAAATTGGCAGGTATGAGTCCAGTTCAATACCGGATTCATACTTGCCAATTAGCTGCTTAATATAAAACTCTAACTTTTGGGGGTCACCTCAGTTCAAGCACAGGGGCGGCTCTTTTTAGTGTGTAAATAGAGCTTAGTTGAATGAGGTCATCCCATTTAACTATGTTAGAAGAAAGGGCTTACTGTTCTGAAAGTATAAATTTTATTGGTAAACAGTATAAGTAAAATGACGCATTCAGGGCTGAACTAAGACACCGTTGCCGTAAGACGTCTTCCACACAATGTGCTGGCTTCTGCGCCTCCTTACATTCGACAAGCAGAGTGCTCCTTACACATTTATGTTAAAAGGCCTTGAACATAATAAAAGAAATACCCGGGCCGTAAAAGGATTGCATTTAAAGGTTGCTGTCATTTTCACAGCACTCGGGAAATTGCTAACGTTCATCAAGTTTGTTTCCCCTTAAAATGAACGACAGCAGTATAAATAGGCCTAGAGGTAGCCGGATCATAATGAACGTGATGCTGCACATGATGTACATACAATAAAATAGCTTCGTTATGTTCTACTTGTTTATTAATTTTTTCTTCTAAATGATGAAGAGAGGGCGCTTCAAAGAATTCTATTTTATCTCCTATTGGCTGTAATTGTATACTCAAAAATGGTACCTCCTTTATGTAACCTTTAACTAACCGTGATAGTATTATAATATAGGGAAAGCAGCATGTGAAGAAATGATAATAAGAAGGGGATTGTTAGGATGAGAATAGCAGTAATCGGAGCAATGGACGAAGAAGTGGAATTGTTAATAGATCATCTGGAAAATCGGATTGAGGAAGAAATTGGCGGAAGTTTTTTTTATAGGGGATACATACAAGGACAAGAAATTATACTAGTTAAATCCGGGATAGGTAAAGTAAATGCGGCAATTAGTACATCGATTCTGCTGGAAAAATTCCAGCCTGATGCTGTTATAAATACAGGTTCGGCTGGCGGGTTTAATCCAGCTTTGAAAGTGGGAGATCTGGTAATTTCTAAAGAGGTCCGCTATAATGATGTGGATGCAACTGTATTTGGATATGAATTTGGTCAGGTACCTCAAATGCCAGCAAAATATGAAGCGGATGAAACACTAGTTCAAGCAGCAAAAAAATGTGCTATAAACGAAAAATTAACGACGTTGGAAGGTTTAGTTGTCTCAGGTGATTCTTTTATGAGTGATGATTCGAGAGTTGCCTTTTTAAAAAATACATTTGTAGAACCACAGTGTGCTGAAATGGAGGCAGGGGCTATAGCTCAAGTTTGTTATCGATTTAACGTTCCATTTGTAATTATTCGTTCACTAAGTGATATAGCGGGACAGGATGCTAAACAATCATATGATCAATTTCTAAAAAAGGCATCCGTTCACTCTGCAAATTTAGTTCTTTCAATGATTGACGAGTTAAAAAATAGGCAAATATAAATATAAATATATGCAACTACTAAACATCTTCTATTTTTGGTTAAAGTCTCCTAATTATCCCTCTCATCCCCTGTGATATAATCAATTATAACAGTAGGCATAGGGAGGGAGAGAAGATGGAAAAGGAGACAGAAGAACAGCAAAAACTGGCTCGGGATTTCTCTACTTTCAGCAGAATATTGTTAACGCTGGCTTCGTTTCTCAGTTTGGGCTATTTTTTACCAGATACTTTTTCCAAACAAGAGGAAACGACTGCTTTGATTATCATTAATGTTCTTTTAATGGTTTCCATTTTTCTCCATATTATAGGAAAAAGAGCAGAGGAAAAAGTTGATGAATAGATTGACAGAATGTTTTTCACTGTTAGGAAACTATAAAATTTTTTATTTATAAACTGTATAAGAAAAACGACGCCATTCAACGCACAGGACGTATAATGCCCCGTTGCTTCAAGCATACTTTCACACGCTGCGTTACTTGCACAGGATGTGTTGACTTCTGCACAGGTACAGGATGTTTGCGAACTTAACAGAAGTCCTTTACCTTCTGTTAGGTGTTTTCGTTGACATGTCGGAAAGCCGAGTTTTTCTTAAAAAAAATAAGAAAGTAAAGATTTAAACCATATTCTCTTTTTTGAGAATGTGGTATTTTTTATGCATTAAGGCCAATACGCATCTAAAGCTGAAGCAACAAAGGAATGAAAATGATTTTAGGTGCCGAAACTTCTTTTAATGACCGGAACGCAGATGCCTTTTATTGGCAGCTAGAACGTCCTGTCGTCCGTTGTCAAAAACGTCGTGTCGTTTGACATTGACGACATTAGCACGCCCTGTGCGTCGACGTGTACGTTTTTAGTAGAAGTACCTTTTTGTTAGTCGGTTTCCTTTTTCATGGCCAAAACACGCGGCTATTTACTTGTCATTCACGTTCAATTCATCAATAAAGTGTTTAATAATTCTAGCGGTCAACCCCCATATAACATAATCCTTATAAAAATAAAAATATTCGGGTATTACTCCTTTTTTCCACTGATAATTCTTCCCTCCTGGAAGGTGCTCATAAGGAAATGAACAGCCTGCTTCTACGTTTAGGTACACATCATGGCGTTCAGGTTCCATATCGAGAAAAAAAGATAAAGGTACAGTAAAAAGCTCATCCACTTCTTCTTGATTGGGCGACATTGGAGCAGAACGGTTTAAAAAGCCTACATAAGGATAGATGATTTGGTTGAAAGGGGATACCATCCTATCTAGACTGCCCGTTAAGGAAATGTATTCTTCACTAACTCCTACTTCTTCGCACAACTCACGAACTGCAGCATCACCAGGAGTGCGATCAGAAGAATCTACCATCCCTCCTGGAAAGCATATTTCACCAGGTTGGCGGTTCATATGTTTAGCTCGCACTTCAAATAATATGTGCATTTCTTTTTCTATCTCTATTAAAGGTATCAATACAGCATAGCGGCGCATTTCGTACTCATCAATAATTCCTTGTTTCCTATTTGCAAATCTTTTTAGGACTGTTTTTTTATTTACATTCACTTATATTATTTCCCCTTTTCCTTCTTTTCTTATTATGATAGCAGAGAATGCAGTTTAACTCATCATTATGGCCTTATGTTTGTTCATTTTATCATCGTGGTATATACAGTAATAAGAAGCTAATGAAGGAGGATTTTTAATGCCTGAGTCTAAAAGGCAAAATAAGAATAAATCAATTAAGACGACAAAGGACACACCTCCCACAATCCATGAAGATCCAGTACCATTAGAAGACTTAAAAATAGAAGAAAAGGAAATGAAGAAAAAAGAAAAATCGAAAAATTCATCCTCAACAGAGAGAAAAGAGACAAAATAAGAAGCCAGAGGTGAGACTTCTGGCTTCTTTCTTTGCTCATAACCGACCCATTGTGAGAACAACAATGGTATTTAAGAATGAAGATGTTCTTGAAACCATTCTACCATATGGTTTAGGCGTTCTAAACGCAGAGATGGAGGGCCGCTTCGACTTAACTCATGATTAGCTTCAGGGAAGCGTAAAAACACAACAGGTTTTTGGAGATATTTTAACGTTATAAAAAGTTGTTCACCTTGTTCTATTGGACAACGATAATCTTTTTCTCCGTGCATGATAAGTAAAGGCGTGTTTATATCTTGGGCATATTTAATTGGAGAGTGATGCCATAGCTTTTCAGGATCGTCAAAAACATTTGCGCCAAGTTCCCACTCAGTAAAAAAGTAGCCAATATCACTTACACCATAAAAACTGGTCCAATTAGATATAGATCTTTGGGTTACAGCAGCTTTAAAACGGTTCGTATGACCGACAATCCAGTTAGTCATAAATCCGCCGTAGCTGCCTCCTGTAACACCTAAACGGTCTTCATCAATAAAGTCATAATGTTCTAGAACATGATCTACAGCGCTTATCAAATCATGGTAATCTTTCCCGCCATAATCATGACGGCAAGCGTTTACAAAAGTTTGCCCATAACCGTGGCTTCCCCGAGGATTGGTATAAAGTACAACGTATCCATTAGCTGCTAGGAGCTGAAAT
This DNA window, taken from Alteribacillus bidgolensis, encodes the following:
- a CDS encoding O-methyltransferase, whose protein sequence is MYEQPEMIKYIRDLNNKPSLLFLEMEKFAENNNVPIIETEALDVMLQILHIHNSKRILEIGTAIGYSALRIANDSPERKVISLEKDKERYETALNFRSKSKLKSQTTFVHVDALDETFSLEDRSPFDVLFIDASKGKYEEFFIKYTPCLKHKGLVITDNVFFKGLAAKPEDAPRRIRSMVRKIHSYNKWLADHPSFSTKFLAVGDGLAVSQKI
- a CDS encoding peptidase U32 family protein, which translates into the protein MADRPELLVTPHQADDIPDLVSAGADAFLAGEEAFGLRLAGNFDRAEMEKAVELAHKRGTNVYAAVNAIFHNNQLKYLKEYIRFLNRIGVDAIVYGDPAVLLIAKETAPFIPLHWNTETTATNWQAANYWGKQGAERAVLARELNMDAITEIKENATVDIEIQVHGMACMFQSKRQLVGNYMEYQGRNLQIERRDKERNLHLYDSERDVKYPVFEDGNGTHIMSPRDMCIIDELDELLDVEVDAFKIEGIFKDKSYLTEVTALYKQAIDLYYQDQSLYSKKREIMLDKAKSLQPRTRDIDTGFFFKETVY
- a CDS encoding peptidase U32 family protein, with product MEAAVQKKKDNRTTKELKKPELLLPAGNLEKLKIAVHYGADAVYIGGQEFGLRSNAGNFSIEQMKEGVTFAQKYGAKVYVTTNIFAHNENMEGLDEYLELIEAAGVAGIIAADPLIIETAKKAAPSLEIHLSTQQSLANWIAVKFWKGQGLDRVVLAREVSLEDMLEIKKYVDIEIETFIHGAMCISYSGRCVLSNHMTARDSNRGGCCQSCRWNYDLIASEKKEEKPLHSINDVPFTMSPKDLNLIQSIPKLMDAGIDSLKVEGRMKSIHYVATVASVYRKVIDEYYTNPEHFQIKREWLEELGKCANRDTAPAFFENVPTYKEQLWGESKKNAPYEFAGMVLDYDKKTKMVTLQQRNLFKSGDEVEFFGPNSNSFKQTVPILFDDKGNKMDAARHPLQTVCFQIDQPVKPWDMMRKNKE
- the greA gene encoding transcription elongation factor GreA, with amino-acid sequence MAEEKQHYMTEEGKHKLEKELNYLKTERRQEVVERIKIARSFGDLSENSEYDAAKDEQAFVEGRINQIEKMLKNAVIIEEDASNNTEVALGKSVKFKELPNGEEEVYTIVGSAESDPLEGKISNDSPMAKSLLGRKVGEEVTVSTPGGDIEVEIIEVN
- a CDS encoding YrrS family protein, encoding MNNDNNRGFGEDTRYEMRKRKRMNRILNASIVAVGGLIIFFAVQLFFSGNDQAVEENETDNIAEEAETEPVEETEEESENVPEEAPETDTEESKENSDTDEIEENSEEPEEEPDGPQIPEGDGESGEWEPIGTEQSGSFSHDFNKGSQNWKEMKMALRYATNLDETDEDDIRYWRIENGGDSHTVVGIISDKNNENNPYHVTMEFIENEGWKPIEVKVLDSNPHN
- a CDS encoding DUF2536 family protein, which gives rise to MSIQLQPIGDKIEFFEAPSLHHLEEKINKQVEHNEAILLYVHHVQHHVHYDPATSRPIYTAVVHFKGKQT
- the mtnN gene encoding 5'-methylthioadenosine/S-adenosylhomocysteine nucleosidase; the encoded protein is MRIAVIGAMDEEVELLIDHLENRIEEEIGGSFFYRGYIQGQEIILVKSGIGKVNAAISTSILLEKFQPDAVINTGSAGGFNPALKVGDLVISKEVRYNDVDATVFGYEFGQVPQMPAKYEADETLVQAAKKCAINEKLTTLEGLVVSGDSFMSDDSRVAFLKNTFVEPQCAEMEAGAIAQVCYRFNVPFVIIRSLSDIAGQDAKQSYDQFLKKASVHSANLVLSMIDELKNRQI
- a CDS encoding YrhC family protein produces the protein MEKETEEQQKLARDFSTFSRILLTLASFLSLGYFLPDTFSKQEETTALIIINVLLMVSIFLHIIGKRAEEKVDE
- a CDS encoding NUDIX hydrolase, yielding MNVNKKTVLKRFANRKQGIIDEYEMRRYAVLIPLIEIEKEMHILFEVRAKHMNRQPGEICFPGGMVDSSDRTPGDAAVRELCEEVGVSEEYISLTGSLDRMVSPFNQIIYPYVGFLNRSAPMSPNQEEVDELFTVPLSFFLDMEPERHDVYLNVEAGCSFPYEHLPGGKNYQWKKGVIPEYFYFYKDYVIWGLTARIIKHFIDELNVNDK